DNA from Phaeodactylum tricornutum CCAP 1055/1 chromosome 30, whole genome shotgun sequence:
AGAAGGAATCGAGGTTGGCATTGAGGACGGAACCAAAGTTGGAACTTCAGTTGGAGACTGAGTAGGCGTCAAAGTTGGAACTTCAGTTGGAGACTGAGTAGGCGTCAAAGTTGGAACTTCAGTTGGAGACTGAGTAGGGGTCAAAATGGGGTCATTGACTGGTTTTCCGGACGGAGCGCCGGTAGCCTTTGTAGTCGGAGCAGGAGTCGGAGGATCGGTAGGAGTCTTCCTCTGTCGATTTTTGCTCATCTTGCGTTTTCGGTTGACATTCATCCTCATAGGCACTCTATTTGGTATGGTCATCATCCGTTTTCGGTTGACAGTCATCATCATACCCGCTAAAGCTCTCGCCCTCTCCTGGTCGTCCAAGTAGTCCAAATGACCACCCTTTCCATTGGACTGAACTTCACCACGTACCGCCGAGGC
Protein-coding regions in this window:
- a CDS encoding predicted protein — translated: VNDPILTPTQSPTEVPTLTPTQSPTEVPTLTPTQSPTEVPTLVPSSMPTSIPSAVPSLSSMPTSIPSAVP